Proteins encoded in a region of the Candidatus Krumholzibacteriia bacterium genome:
- a CDS encoding acyl-CoA dehydrogenase family protein — protein MPFFIHDQKRALGRLHAGDPQHADLIEFLGSTVDRFAAERLAPRAAAHDEAETFDPDTFRALGSTGFMALQFGEDVGGLGAAFTYAVAGLESLAKADAGFTLGVAIHGTTADGIYRYGSEALRQRYVPGLVRGELIGCFGLTEPDSGSDARALRTTYRRDGDSYLLSGTKYWITNGPSAQVFFIIARDSTADRLSAFVVEPGWAGTFEIQPIKEKMGVRGSNTAMLVFEDYRVPAENLVGEEGNGFKYAMHMLNGGRVTVGGWSTGVAQGAYEKLLRYAHERQLFGKRLIDLDNTKRELSEMLIDIHTGRVLSYAAALDKTRGLDYAAEAAIAKVAASEAAVRVGERAIELAGGYGYVRDSRIERHLRDALLARIGEGANELLKIMVIPRVIEKRLAAEPTPDLW, from the coding sequence CGCCGAGCGCCTGGCGCCGCGCGCTGCCGCGCACGACGAGGCGGAGACCTTCGATCCCGACACCTTCCGCGCCCTGGGCAGCACGGGTTTCATGGCGCTCCAATTCGGCGAGGATGTGGGCGGCCTCGGAGCAGCGTTCACCTATGCCGTGGCGGGCTTGGAGAGTCTGGCCAAGGCCGATGCCGGCTTCACCCTCGGCGTCGCCATCCACGGCACCACCGCCGACGGCATCTACCGCTACGGCAGCGAGGCGCTCCGGCAGCGCTACGTGCCCGGTCTCGTGCGCGGCGAGCTCATCGGCTGCTTCGGCCTCACCGAACCGGACTCGGGCAGCGACGCCAGGGCCCTGCGCACCACCTACCGGCGTGACGGCGATTCCTACCTGTTGTCGGGAACGAAGTACTGGATCACCAACGGCCCCTCGGCGCAGGTGTTCTTCATCATCGCCCGCGACAGCACCGCGGACCGTCTCTCCGCCTTCGTCGTCGAGCCCGGCTGGGCCGGGACCTTCGAGATCCAACCCATCAAGGAAAAGATGGGAGTGCGCGGTTCGAACACCGCCATGCTCGTCTTCGAGGACTACCGGGTGCCGGCGGAGAACCTGGTGGGCGAAGAAGGCAACGGCTTCAAGTACGCCATGCACATGCTGAACGGTGGTCGGGTCACGGTGGGCGGCTGGTCGACGGGGGTGGCTCAGGGGGCGTACGAGAAGCTGCTGCGCTATGCCCACGAGAGGCAGCTCTTCGGCAAGCGCCTGATCGATCTGGACAATACCAAGCGCGAGCTGTCCGAGATGCTCATCGACATCCACACCGGGCGGGTGCTCTCCTACGCCGCCGCTCTCGACAAGACCCGCGGCCTCGACTACGCCGCCGAGGCGGCCATCGCCAAGGTCGCCGCCAGCGAAGCAGCGGTCCGCGTCGGTGAGCGCGCCATCGAGCTGGCCGGCGGCTACGGCTACGTCCGCGATTCCCGCATCGAGCGCCACCTGCGCGACGCCCTGCTCGCCCGCATCGGCGAGGGCGCCAACGAGCTCCTCAAGATCATGGTGATCCCGCGGGTGATCGAGAAGCGCCTCGCCGCGGAACCGACACCCGACCTCTGGTAG